One window of Stigmatopora nigra isolate UIUO_SnigA chromosome 14, RoL_Snig_1.1, whole genome shotgun sequence genomic DNA carries:
- the tmem265 gene encoding transmembrane protein 121 isoform X1 gives MFLHCQGMVLTPQVCVSTLVTVSTMAVVDLYLLEQSMPGIRGPGAWQCAAVLLGDAGFLLALRFVSAGVASEAHSPRRGFANALWFLFLSLLQLKLFFVCHNYRQERRPPDPLAGRILTLLLSVCLPSLFLVLTGADYMMPLRRKLEVRGHLLWVVVDLLDVLDLQAGLWEDQAGAPKPEQSLPVWAEGLVFFYCYALLLLLPCVALTELGTAGLPGQRSRRKEAVYPWLSLVTVNIFTLGLRGAGTLWYKEPRVSAVFLGKNLLALAVKLSSARDGRNRECGLGAGEASPAVQLEENALAGGGSERRDSQTVVRFHAPSGSGSPGRTGSPVAPSFISQEL, from the exons ATGTTTTTGCACTGCCAGG GTATGGTGCTCACGCCCCAGGTGTGCGTATCCACCCTGGTGACGGTGAGCACGATGGCGGTGGTGGACCTCTACCTCCTGGAGCAAAGCATGCCGGGGATTCGGGGGCCCGGCGCCTGGCAGTGCGCCGCCGTCTTGCTGGGTGATGCCGGCTTCCTCCTGGCGCTGCGCTTTGTGTCGGCTGGGGTGGCGTCTGAGGCGCACTCGCCCCGCCGGGGCTTCGCCAACGCCCTCTGGTTCCTCTTCCTCTCGCTCCTCCAGCTCAAGCTCTTCTTCGTCTGTCACAACTACAGACAGGAGCGGCGGCCGCCAGACCCACTTGCCGGGAGGATCCTAACACTCCTGCTCTCCGTCTGTCTTCCCTCCCTCTTCCTCGTCCTCACTGGGGCCGACTACATGATGCCACTGCGGAGGAAGCTGGAGGTGCGAGGGCACCTTCTGTGGGTCGTGGTGGACCTGCTGGATGTGCTAGACCTGCAGGCCGGGCTTTGGGAGGACCAAGCGGGGGCTCCAAAGCCCGAGCAAAGCCTCCCTGTCTGGGCCGAGGGGTTGGTCTTCTTCTACTGTTATGCCCTACTACTCTTGTTGCCGTGTGTGGCCCTCACCGAACTGGGGACTGCCGGCCTCCCCGGACAGAGGAGTCGCCGCAAAGAGGCCGTGTACCCTTGGCTCAGCTTGGTCACGGTCAACATCTTCACCCTGGGCCTGAGAGGCGCCGGCACGCTGTGGTACAAGGAGCCTCGGGTATCTGCTGTCTTCCTAGGGAAGAATCTTTTGGCCCTGGCAGTCAAGTTAAGCTCGGCTCGCGACGGGCGAAACCGGGAATGCGGCCTGGGGGCCGGCGAGGCTTCGCCTGCCGTCCAGCTGGAAGAAAACGCGCTGGCAGGTGGTGGATCAGAGCGAAGGGACAGTCAAACAGTGGTTCGCTTTCATGCGCCAAGCGGCTCAGGGAGCCCGGGGCGCACTGGGTCACCCGTGGCACCATCTTTCATCTCCCAGGAACTCTAA
- the tmem265 gene encoding transmembrane protein 121 isoform X2, with product MVLTPQVCVSTLVTVSTMAVVDLYLLEQSMPGIRGPGAWQCAAVLLGDAGFLLALRFVSAGVASEAHSPRRGFANALWFLFLSLLQLKLFFVCHNYRQERRPPDPLAGRILTLLLSVCLPSLFLVLTGADYMMPLRRKLEVRGHLLWVVVDLLDVLDLQAGLWEDQAGAPKPEQSLPVWAEGLVFFYCYALLLLLPCVALTELGTAGLPGQRSRRKEAVYPWLSLVTVNIFTLGLRGAGTLWYKEPRVSAVFLGKNLLALAVKLSSARDGRNRECGLGAGEASPAVQLEENALAGGGSERRDSQTVVRFHAPSGSGSPGRTGSPVAPSFISQEL from the coding sequence ATGGTGCTCACGCCCCAGGTGTGCGTATCCACCCTGGTGACGGTGAGCACGATGGCGGTGGTGGACCTCTACCTCCTGGAGCAAAGCATGCCGGGGATTCGGGGGCCCGGCGCCTGGCAGTGCGCCGCCGTCTTGCTGGGTGATGCCGGCTTCCTCCTGGCGCTGCGCTTTGTGTCGGCTGGGGTGGCGTCTGAGGCGCACTCGCCCCGCCGGGGCTTCGCCAACGCCCTCTGGTTCCTCTTCCTCTCGCTCCTCCAGCTCAAGCTCTTCTTCGTCTGTCACAACTACAGACAGGAGCGGCGGCCGCCAGACCCACTTGCCGGGAGGATCCTAACACTCCTGCTCTCCGTCTGTCTTCCCTCCCTCTTCCTCGTCCTCACTGGGGCCGACTACATGATGCCACTGCGGAGGAAGCTGGAGGTGCGAGGGCACCTTCTGTGGGTCGTGGTGGACCTGCTGGATGTGCTAGACCTGCAGGCCGGGCTTTGGGAGGACCAAGCGGGGGCTCCAAAGCCCGAGCAAAGCCTCCCTGTCTGGGCCGAGGGGTTGGTCTTCTTCTACTGTTATGCCCTACTACTCTTGTTGCCGTGTGTGGCCCTCACCGAACTGGGGACTGCCGGCCTCCCCGGACAGAGGAGTCGCCGCAAAGAGGCCGTGTACCCTTGGCTCAGCTTGGTCACGGTCAACATCTTCACCCTGGGCCTGAGAGGCGCCGGCACGCTGTGGTACAAGGAGCCTCGGGTATCTGCTGTCTTCCTAGGGAAGAATCTTTTGGCCCTGGCAGTCAAGTTAAGCTCGGCTCGCGACGGGCGAAACCGGGAATGCGGCCTGGGGGCCGGCGAGGCTTCGCCTGCCGTCCAGCTGGAAGAAAACGCGCTGGCAGGTGGTGGATCAGAGCGAAGGGACAGTCAAACAGTGGTTCGCTTTCATGCGCCAAGCGGCTCAGGGAGCCCGGGGCGCACTGGGTCACCCGTGGCACCATCTTTCATCTCCCAGGAACTCTAA